Genomic segment of Cytophagia bacterium CHB2:
TGACGCCAGCCTGCAGCGCGTAGGCGCCTGGCCGTGGCCGCGGCGGCAACTCGCCGATTTGCTGCAAAAGCTTGCTGCCGCCCGGCCAAAACTGATTGTGTTGGATATCATACTGCCGGCGCGATCGGATGATCTCGACGGCGCCGCAGAGTTGGCGCATGTCATGCGCAACAGCCGCATTGGTGAGCCGATTTCGAACAGCGCCGGTGAGCGTATGTCGAGCCAGGTTGGTGAGCCTGTGTCGAACCAGGTTGGTGAGCCTGTGTCGAACCAGGTTGGTGAGCCTGTGTCGAACCAGGTTGGTGAGCCTGTGTCGAACCA
This window contains:
- a CDS encoding CHASE2 domain-containing protein — encoded protein: MRSKLPLLAGSALLLMAALLHLRLFPLSGALEFLERKNLDLMFRLRGELPVDSSMIIVSIDDASLQRVGAWPWPRRQLADLLQKLAAARPKLIVLDIILPARSDDLDGAAELAHVMRNSRIGEPISNSAGERMSSQVGEPVSNQVGEPVSNQVGEPVSNQVGEPVSN